A genomic stretch from Thermodesulfobacteriota bacterium includes:
- a CDS encoding cytochrome c biogenesis protein ResB, giving the protein MSRKRSRKTLSGLLWKQLTSVRLTVAVLLTIAAAAVIGTLIPQNQPPDYYREYFGERLYPVMARLDLPDMYHSLWFQTLILLLAANIIACSLDRIKGVLKIVFEKKPTWSPSAFGRSSAAEAVIIDAPVSALRGPCRDFFNRKFSRIDEQETDEGVFLFAENGRFSRLGVYVVHLSVLLLLAGALIGSLFGFDGYINLPEGESTNHIFLSGSDKKHDLGFTLRCDAFDVSFYETGEPKEYRSDLAILENEREIIKKYIRVNQPLRFRGVNIFQSSYGTASARDIAVTFTSRKSGMEYQRTINIGEPVTIPEGLGVFTAERFLSNYLFQGGHNIGETLIGTLEQGEHREMVALPLRFAAFDKMRQGDVIIAVTGLERVYFTGLQVNKDPGVPLVYAGFLLIIAGIYVTFFLSHRKWCVRLTATGDKTEVTVFFKANKNQPAARQKAQAMTKKLARLKATV; this is encoded by the coding sequence ATGAGCAGAAAACGATCGCGTAAAACCCTGTCGGGCCTTTTGTGGAAACAGCTGACATCCGTGCGGCTGACCGTGGCGGTCCTCCTGACCATCGCCGCTGCCGCCGTCATCGGCACCCTGATTCCTCAAAACCAGCCGCCGGATTACTACCGGGAATATTTCGGCGAGCGGCTGTATCCGGTCATGGCCCGACTCGACCTTCCGGACATGTACCACTCCCTCTGGTTCCAGACCCTGATCCTGCTGCTGGCCGCCAACATTATCGCCTGTTCCCTGGACCGCATCAAGGGCGTCCTGAAAATCGTCTTCGAAAAAAAACCAACCTGGTCCCCATCGGCTTTCGGCCGGTCAAGCGCCGCCGAAGCGGTCATCATCGACGCCCCGGTTTCCGCGCTGCGCGGCCCTTGCCGGGACTTTTTCAACCGGAAATTTTCCCGGATCGACGAGCAGGAGACCGACGAAGGCGTCTTCCTGTTCGCCGAAAACGGCCGGTTTTCCCGGCTGGGGGTCTACGTCGTGCATTTGAGCGTTCTGCTGCTGCTGGCCGGGGCGCTGATCGGCTCGCTGTTCGGTTTTGACGGCTATATCAACCTGCCCGAAGGCGAATCCACAAATCATATCTTCCTGAGCGGTTCCGATAAAAAGCATGACCTGGGTTTCACCCTGCGCTGCGACGCCTTTGACGTCTCTTTCTATGAAACCGGTGAACCGAAAGAGTACCGGTCCGACCTGGCCATCCTGGAAAATGAACGGGAAATCATAAAAAAGTACATCCGGGTCAACCAGCCGCTCCGGTTCCGGGGAGTCAACATTTTTCAGTCCAGCTACGGCACCGCCTCCGCCAGGGATATCGCCGTGACGTTTACCAGCCGCAAATCCGGCATGGAATATCAGCGCACGATCAATATCGGGGAGCCCGTAACCATTCCCGAGGGACTGGGCGTATTCACCGCCGAACGCTTTTTAAGCAACTACCTTTTCCAGGGCGGGCACAACATCGGCGAAACCCTGATCGGCACCCTGGAACAGGGCGAGCACCGGGAAATGGTGGCCCTGCCCCTGCGTTTTGCCGCCTTTGACAAGATGCGGCAAGGCGACGTCATTATCGCGGTGACCGGGCTTGAGCGGGTTTATTTTACCGGCCTGCAGGTGAACAAGGACCCGGGCGTCCCGTTAGTTTATGCCGGGTTCCTGCTGATTATCGCCGGCATTTACGTCACCTTCTTTCTGTCTCACCGGAAATGGTGCGTCCGGCTGACCGCCACGGGGGATAAAACCGAGGTGACGGTCTTTTTCAAAGCCAACAAAAACCAGCCGGCGGCCCGGCAAAAGGCCCAGGCGATGACCAAAAAACTGGCACGATTAAAGGCCACCGTTTAG
- a CDS encoding hemolysin III family protein, with amino-acid sequence MYKGERFNSISHLIGAAVALAGVVLLVVAASRLGDPWKIVSFSVYGATLLILYTFSALYHSLRGKAKTVFRKLDHLSIYLLIAGTYTPLTLITLRGVWGWSLFGVVWGLAVLGIVLDLFPQKGARILPVIIYLVMGWLALAAFKPLLLALPRPGFVLLLAGGLFYTLGVIFFALEDRMRHSHGVWHLFVLAGSLCHYFTVLVYVL; translated from the coding sequence GTGTATAAAGGGGAGCGGTTTAACAGCATCAGTCATCTGATCGGAGCGGCCGTAGCGCTTGCCGGGGTGGTCCTGCTGGTGGTGGCGGCGTCGCGCCTGGGCGACCCGTGGAAAATTGTCAGCTTCAGCGTATACGGAGCCACCCTGCTGATTCTGTATACTTTTTCAGCCCTGTATCACAGCCTGAGGGGAAAGGCGAAAACCGTTTTCCGCAAGCTTGACCATCTTTCAATCTATCTGCTGATCGCGGGCACCTATACCCCGCTTACCCTGATCACCCTTCGCGGCGTCTGGGGCTGGTCGCTCTTCGGCGTCGTCTGGGGGCTTGCCGTTCTGGGCATCGTTCTGGATTTATTTCCTCAAAAGGGAGCGCGCATCCTGCCCGTGATCATTTACCTCGTCATGGGCTGGCTGGCATTGGCGGCTTTCAAACCGCTCCTGCTGGCCTTGCCCCGGCCGGGGTTTGTCCTGCTCCTGGCAGGCGGCCTGTTTTATACCCTGGGGGTGATTTTTTTCGCGCTTGAAGACAGAATGCGTCATTCACATGGCGTCTGGCACCTGTTCGTGCTGGCCGGCAGCCTCTGCCACTATTTCACGGTTCTGGTTTATGTGCTTTGA
- the ccsB gene encoding c-type cytochrome biogenesis protein CcsB, whose product MDSGLLLSIATFAYALAVACYVAGFAFKFPPAGKAGTAVTGAAALVNLAGIIMRWVESHRLGIGHAPLSNLYESLVFFAFAIGLVYLIMERKFRTRAFGAVAVLPAFIALAYASLSPDMDQQIKPLIPALQSNWLTAHVISCFLGYAAFAVAFGISLLYIVLAKNREPRGDEPAAGSLIPPADVLDDLIYQTVIFGFFFLSIGIITGAVWANTAWGRYWGWDPKETWSLITWFIYATLLHARLIRGWQGKTIAWISVAGFAAVIFTYFGVNLLPGLHSYQ is encoded by the coding sequence ATGGATAGCGGACTGTTATTATCGATAGCGACTTTTGCCTACGCTCTGGCGGTAGCCTGTTACGTGGCGGGCTTTGCCTTCAAATTTCCCCCGGCCGGCAAGGCCGGAACAGCGGTTACCGGGGCAGCGGCACTGGTCAATCTGGCTGGCATCATCATGCGCTGGGTCGAATCCCACCGCCTGGGGATCGGCCACGCGCCCCTGTCCAATCTTTACGAGTCGCTGGTGTTCTTCGCCTTTGCCATCGGCCTGGTCTATTTGATCATGGAAAGGAAATTCCGCACCCGGGCCTTCGGCGCCGTCGCTGTCCTGCCGGCATTCATCGCCCTGGCCTACGCTTCCCTCTCGCCGGACATGGACCAGCAGATCAAACCGCTGATTCCCGCCCTGCAGAGCAACTGGCTGACCGCCCATGTTATCAGCTGTTTTCTCGGATACGCCGCCTTTGCCGTGGCCTTCGGGATCAGCCTGCTCTATATCGTTCTGGCAAAAAACCGGGAACCCCGGGGCGATGAACCGGCGGCCGGTTCCCTGATCCCGCCCGCCGACGTGTTGGATGACCTGATTTACCAGACCGTCATCTTCGGCTTCTTCTTCCTCTCCATCGGCATCATCACCGGCGCGGTCTGGGCCAACACCGCCTGGGGCCGCTACTGGGGCTGGGACCCCAAGGAGACCTGGTCCCTGATCACCTGGTTCATTTACGCCACCCTCCTTCACGCCCGGCTGATCCGGGGCTGGCAGGGCAAAACCATCGCCTGGATATCCGTTGCCGGTTTCGCGGCCGTCATCTTCACCTATTTCGGCGTCAACCTGCTTCCCGGGCTGCACAGCTACCAGTAG